The segment CGACGTTCATAGTATTTTGTGGAAAATCGACTACCACTGTACTATAATTGTTAGTACATGTTACTCTTTGCAATATAGGGGGACAGTATTTTTGAGGTTAAGTATTTGCTGTCACTTACGTTTTTTATTTGAATTGCATAATATTTACATTTgttgtacatttaaaaaatagtaagaTAATTAAATATTGCTTATGACGAATTTGATTTGCGAAAGTGTTTGTTTAGGAAAATTCGTATCGattatataaaattgtataatcTTCAGAAAGTAATATTTAGAAGTTTGTACAAGTGTATTACAATAATCTAATATGCGCAACTTATTTCACATTTCAGAGTGGAGTTTTGAATGTGATCTAAAATGGTTTGCGAGAAGTGTGAAAAAAAATTGGGAAAAGTTATAACTCCAGATCCATGGAAAAGCGGCGCAAGAAATACTGTAGAGAGTGGAGGACGTAAAGTTGGAGAAAATAAAGCACTGTCAGCGGGGAAAGCAAGGTTTAATCCGTATACTGCTACATTTGAGACTTGTAGAATATGTAGACAA is part of the Halictus rubicundus isolate RS-2024b chromosome 10, iyHalRubi1_principal, whole genome shotgun sequence genome and harbors:
- the LOC143357615 gene encoding cysteine-rich PDZ-binding protein — its product is MVCEKCEKKLGKVITPDPWKSGARNTVESGGRKVGENKALSAGKARFNPYTATFETCRICRQKVHQVGSHYCQSCAYKKAICAMCGKKLMSTKNYKQSAT